gtttaaaaaaaaaaaaacctgaacatTATAACCCACATGAAGGTAGATTTGGTTGAACTGACCTGGCATGGAGATGCTCCCATATCAGATTTGTTCAGCCTCTCAATGAATgaagtgaaataaaatggcaattCAGTCTTCTTGTCATGCTAGAACTGACCCTTTAATGTCTGTTTTCCCCCAAAGGCCTGTTTTTGTGCATAACCCACACTGGACGCACTGAAAGATGACGTCCTCTACCACTTTGGTTTAGGAACTGGAACTCACGACCTTCCAACTATGTTTGGTGATGTCAAAGTAATTTATTTCTTGGGAAATAAATCACCtccataataatctttattctgctattattttaatgttttgtgtgttttccttcagtttgtgtgtgttgggggcaGTCCTTGGAGAATGAAAGCCTTCACTGAGTACATTGCTGCTGAGCTCGGTATGGAAGACCCCAATTCAGAGTACCCAAACATCTGTGCTGGAACAGACCGCTATGCTATGTACAAAGTTGGCTCTGTACTGTCTGTCAGTGTATGTATGACCTATCACAACATACAAATATTAGTAATCCTATTAATCTGTGCATTTATATTAACATACTACATATATGTGAAAATTGTCCTATATTTTGCAGCATGGGATGGGCATCTCATCTATTGCCATAATGTTGCATGAGCTAATAAAGCTCCTCCATCACGCCAATTGCACAGATGTTACAATTATACGCATTGGGACATCAGGTGGAATAGGTAAGCTTATTAATtagaatatgtatttaaaatgccTGATAATACATCTGATGATGTGTTGCATTATCAAATCACGAAGACTGCTAACACTCAAAGGATGCTAGTTTCCCTGTGATCTTGTAAATTAACTTCTGTAAGAAACCTTGACTTGGACTCCCTGTGTGATAAAATTGTTGTTTCCATGAGATGGTTAGTGTGGTAATGCATACATCCTAAATCATttctcttgggggaattactaaaATTGTTGCgtgtttgtaaattatagtgtggtctatgcctactctatctgtaaagtgtcttgagataactcttgttatgaattgatactataaatacaattgaattgagtACAGTAGATGACTTTAATACGGGACGTTGTCCAAGACACCTTTTCATAGTTGGACCACAAGAGGGAGCCCAAAGTCCCTTAGCTTTTAGAGCAGTGTCATCCAATATGGCTTTTTGTGTATAATTGTGATTAGCCCAAGATGGCACTTCTCtagttttcaaaataagagaatTGATATGTATTTAGATGTGTACCAACCTTTTTTCTGAATATGTCATAAACCATTGGGGGTTGATCTGAGGCATATTCTGAAATCCATATCAATTATTTTCAGCATGGCTAAAGGGTATAGTGTGATTTGATTCTAGGAACGGTGACTACATTGTAGTAGACCGTTCCACTGACTTACAACTTGACCTAAAGACATGCTATCTGAAATCATTTTAAGAATGTCGTTAGATGTTCACTTGGAAATGAACGTGATGCTAATTTGACTTGATATCAGTCTGGTAGGTTTCAACATGTGAAACATACTTTTAAATTCAAGCTTTCTGTATGTTCAGACTACAATTTACTTGCCATTTTTCAGGGCTTAAGCCTGGCACAGTTGTTGTTACCAAGCAGTCTATGGATGCCACCTTCCTGCCCAAGTTTGAGCAGGTGATCCTGGGGAAGACTGTGGTGCGCAATACCGATCTGGACCAAAGCCTGGCTGAGGAGTTGTTGCAGTGCAGCAAAGAGCTGAACCAGTTTGAGACAGTGATAGGCAACACCATGTGTACACTGGATTTCTACGAAGGTACTGATGCATCGAGgtgttaaacacatttttcaccaaGATTTAAAGTATTTCAGTTGCAATGTTCATCTTTTCTGTCCGTCTCATCAATCACCCAGGGCAAGCCCGTTTGGATGGTGCTTTCTGCTCCTACACTGAGAAGGATAAACAGAACTACCTCAGTAAAGCCAGTGAAGCAGGAATCTGCAACATTGAAATGGAGTCATCAGTTTTTGCTGCAATGTGCAAGCTGAGTGGTCTACGAGGTAAGAAAATGCACAATCAGCATCGTTATAGCTGGCAATTTATACCTGACAGGAAGTAGTTTTCTTTTCGTTGAGTTTCTAACGTGTATTCTTGTTGTGTAAAGCGGCTGTGGTTTGTGTGACATTACTGGATCGGCTGAAGGGGGATCAGCTGAACGAGTCTCAAGAAGTTCTTCACAGTTACCAACAACGTCCTCAGATACTGGTTGGCTACTACATTAGGAAACAATTGAAGGCCAAAGCAGCATGTAGCTAAGTGCAATAGCTATTACACTGATATGCAAGCATTCATCAAAATTGTCTCttgaaaataaacatgttttatagaTTCTATGCTCACCAATAGCCATACCTGTAATACCTCCAGAATCTTGAAGTTATGCACTGCTTTTTATTTATCCGTTCACACTTTTATAtagttaaattattttaatttcatattttattatgtcTTAATAAACCGGATTgaactttttcacttttgtttccTCTTGAATTTAacttaaatacaatttaagtCAGTCTTAAATGTTATGTAGCCGCACATATGaatcaaatgtctttatttaaagtgctcatattatgctttttggcgtTTTccctttactttattttgttatgtatcttttttgttAATGAAATAGGCTTCCAAAGTgaaaagtccaccccaaagggagtttccatctccaacagaaatcACTGTTCACAAACCGATTAGCTGGTGTtgcttacctagctactgcgcacgtgcaactcccaacaaagatagaacagaagtgagatgctttactctgtagctaaaacaaaaaaagctcaacacacagggggaaaagaggagctgcagcaatgtgtagtataacaaaatatataatcaaacaaaaagtataatataaacaaaaagtataattatgaacctgaaaatgagcataatgtgAGCACTTTAAGGCGGCCTCTGTTTTATGAAACATAAAAAGTTCCTTATCCATAAAACCTGTTTTGGTTCATGACTTTGATATGTCTGTGCTTAAAATGGTGCTGTAGCAAAATTAGCTCAAATagagtaaatcattttaatGAGAACCAAAAGAAATTAGACTGATTTTGATAAGTCAGTGTCTTGTGTTGGAATCTCTTGTTACAAAATGTGTATATCCGGTGGATTTGTTATGCagaatgtagttttttttatgattaggcttcttaatttatttatttttataagttttCAGAAGTTAAAATCTGCAAAACAAATCCATTGAACGTATTATCACTAATAAATCCTCATGCAGTCTgaagttgtttgttttatgttctGGCTCACAAAATTAGCACAGGTACACTGCTTTTTCTCAGGAAGCAGGAAGCACAGAAGCCGGTGGTGTGTTGCAGTATGACCAACAATATGAACATGGCTGACTATTTAAAGTAACTGAAGTTCTGGAAGATGATCTCTATTGAAACATTGTTTGGCtgataaacaaatatatttgtTCCTACCTTAAACTGAAGCCTACTCAAGAACATCTGCCTTTAATCTTGATCTGTCAGCTATGTGAACATCTGCCTTTAATCTTGATCTGTCAGCTATGTGAACATCTGCCTTTAATCTTGATCTGTCAGCTATGTGAACATCTGCCTTTAATCTTGATCTGTCAGCTATATGAACATCTTAAATCGTTTAGATGACAATGAACAACATTGCTGTCAacttaaaaatacaatgcaaaaaGCCTACTTACAAATAGGCTATCCATTGAGATAGGCCTATAGGgaattttttccaaaatgtggaTACACTGAGCTGCAACTATCCGGTCTGCAGAACATATTTCTCGACTTCCTTGTGTGTCAGCGCTTTTGTCGCCACATTTAAGTCGGCTATACTGTCACATACATGTAGGATGCTGAAAATCGCTCTGCGCGTCAGAGGACGAGAGGAGGGTCTGTTTGCGCGCTCCCGTGCGTGCCCACCTCCTGTTTGCCATCCGATCACAGTCCTGTCTATTCGCTGACTCAGTGCCTTAAGCAGCATCACAACTCACCTGAACAGAGCTACAGCATCCTCTGCGGAGAAATACATCAGCCATGGCCAAAACAGCAACCGGTAAGCGTGTTCAGACAGGTCATGTTTAAATCGATGCATGGATGTATACGGATGTAACCCATGTGtccatggatggatggattgatggactTATAACTGATCTTTTCTGTTTAAAGTCCATGTCGGCCTGGTATTGTCTAGGTGGTCGTGCGTCTGTAATGACTCAACTCAGAAATATTCTATTCTGAAGGATTAAAACTAAGATCACTTGCCTTGATATTTCTTCATCGACATCGAACCTATTGTCTCAGCTAATGAGTCTGGTAATAAAGACCGCAAGAATGGTCTTACAAGCGCAAGAATCCTCCGTCATTAGGTTACTGGAATGTCTCCTTCATTATCCGCATCTACGTCAATGTGTTAGTCCTGATTTGCTTTGATCTTGTATTGTGTGACAATCAGATTACATGGACTGGCCCTTGACAGCTTTATTTACAACGCCGCACCTGCGGTTCATGCTACAGCGGCCCCAACATGCAGCATAATGCAGACGGACCCCACCCAAGATGCTGTGCTGCCGACCATTTAGCCAACAGCTAAGCTGAGAGTGCTTTATCAGTCTGGCTTTTATATTACTTTGATTTGTTTATTGCTATGCTTATtttataggctatatatatatatattctcctGAACGCGATTGTTTCATCTGATCATTTATTTGGATTGTTCCTTTTGATTTGTGCCTGTagctttttcttgtttctttctgtGCCAAGGATGCTTCACCAGCTGTGACAGATGGGCTACCATTTatttagcaaaaaaacaaccttttggcATATGAAAAAATGCAAATTTACCCGTAGGTGTTAGCACACTGGATCTTAAACGATCAGATAAGACTGTAGCTGGCATTAGTCATCTCCTCAGATGGACAGTTATTGTCAAGCCAGGCATTTAGCATATTTGTTTTCATGGATTTCTTTAGCCTTTGTATCTAAAACGTTGCCTTAATATAAGCAACCCATTTGGTCTCTCCAAAATGTAGCAGGTTGTGCAGACTGGCTTCCTTGTGGTATGTTTTGTGGCAGACATATAGCGGAGGAGACAGGTGCATGGCAGGGTGGGAGGCAGGCCAGCCCTGCAGCAAGGGGCCGCTTCACACACTGGCCTTTGCAGCAGAAGGCTTAGCAGCACTAACAATCTGTAGTCTTCTTACAACAGCCAGGTGGGCACTTTGTGAAATACATGAGagagcatggaaaaagtgacagaattTGCAGATGAGATTAAAAATAGTCAGTAAGGAACTGGTTGAAAGCACATCTTACCCCAGATCTAGTAGAAAAAGTCAAGACTACCAATCGGCTGTATTTGACAGCTCTGACAGCAACACTCCACAATAAGGCCGCGAGAAGACCGgtagatatacagtaaatgtttctTATTATTGGGATCATGACGGGACAATCAGCTGGGAGTTGAACAGGAAATTAAATAACATGATGCACAAGCCTGTCTACTCACTCATTTTACAGATTGCAAGTGAATAATGATTTCTTGATGATTCAAATGAGTCACAAATGTCTATAATATCCAATTAAAGAATCTTAGTTTGATCACCCTTACATTATCCATTTATCCATATCATCTATAAATTATTAAGAAACAAGGCACAGGCACACTAGTCATCTGATGTTAATTGATTTATTGTGCAAATGTTCCTTTCCTAACCTGTAATATCTTATTTTGGAATGATCTCAAGTATACTAATTAATTGGTGGCATGCaatgtgtgttttactgttttcatgAGACGCTATGGTGTTTTTATGTTCCTACAGCATATAAAGAGAAGATGAAGGAGCTGTCTGTCCTCTCCCTTATCTGCTCCTGCTTCTACCCAGAGTCACGCAACAAGCTTGTGTGTGAGTTTGAAGGTATGGATCAGCTCATATATTGATGTTCTATTGGATCAATATATTTGCCTGCCCCCATGGATGTATATATCCATCCTGTAAATtcaaatgttaataataatgacaTATTGTTGGACTGGAATATTGTGTTATTGGACATTGACTTTGCTGGTGTCACCATCATGATTGTCTGATTTACAGACATGGAGGTGAAAGCTATAAACAAGCGATCCTCTGGCCAGGCCTTTGAGGTGATTCTCAAGCCTCTGTCTCCAGTGTCAGATGTAACCCACAGCCTCCCCTCACCCCCCAAGAGAGATATCTCCTTGGAGGACATTGAGAAGAAACTGGAGGCTGCTGAAGACCGGAGGAAGGTGAGTACTTTACCTGTTAGAAATAGCTTtgggagtttaaaaaaaagaagaaaaaaggaaatacattttaataaagcaTTCAAAATTAATCATTTGGTCTATTTTCTTATTGTTTGCTCTACATATTTTAGTTTCAGGAGGCCCAGTTGCTCAGGGCTTTGGCAGAAAAGCGAGACCATGAGAGGGAAGTGTTGCTAAAGGCCATGGAGGAGAACAGCAACTTCAGTAAGATGGCCGAGGAGAAGCTCCAGATGAAGATGGAGCAGATCAAGGAGAACCGTGAAGCCCACCTGGCAGCCATGATTGAACGTCTACAGGAGAAGGTGAGAAATGCAAAGATCtcagttgtgtgttttcttctttgtgtCCACCTTCAGACGAAATTTAACAGAGTTTGGGCGCTGCCTGGTGACTaacgtttctctctctttgttgttTCGCTGTATTCAGGAGAGACATGCAGCTTTGGTGCGTAAGAACAAGCTGACAGCATGAGCCTCACACAAGTCCTGACCTCCATGGTCCGTCAACGTTCCTCCATCCAGTCCCGCCCCGCCCTCCTCTGAACAGACACCCAACCCTATAGAGGCCGAGAGGTTCGAGGACCTCAACACCACatcacaacacaccacaccaccagtATTCACCACTATCAGTATAATCAGTGAATACAAACATCAATAACACACATCTTGAGAGTTGAAtggatttgttgattttagaaaaAATGATTGAGATTATGGCTTATTTtgtaaatacttttttcttaaagtctatctatctatctatctatctatctatctatctatctatctatctatctatctatctatctatcatggtAAGTGAAGTACACACAGTGATTGTACTGTACTGCACTGTACAATTTCCAACATTTTGTTTGTGATTGATTAACGTTTCAGTTCTTGAAATTTGATTCCACAACCATTTTCTTGTGAAAGCCGTCAGTGTTGTGAGTTGGCTATAGAATGACATTTTTGCAGTGTTtcctgatgatgtcatgatgatgatgtttcTGTGTCTTCGTAAAGAATGACGGTCGGTGTACTCACACCACAGGCTCCTTCCAGATATCAACGTATCCCATCTGTATCTTCCTCAAGcacaccaacacattctcaaCATGCACGCTTGGAACTTAACAATACGCCAAACTCTACAGATCTATAAAGTGTCCACCTCCTCTGAAATGAGCTTGATAATGACCTTGATAGGTGCTTTATTGATATTGAGAATGTCTTTGCCCAAAGGGGAGCAACTGTTTATACACTTGTAGATTCCCTCTTACTCTGACAGCGCCATTTCATAATGATTCCATATTTAGCTAAATCAGCAGCTCTGTTACATACACAGTATTTGGACATTAAGCTCTTGAATGTTATGACATTATACTGGTACCATGCATATTGTCTTGGACAGTGGAATGTGCTGTTGCTCCCATCTTGATATTGATAGTGTGAACATAAcgtatgtatgtgtgggtgtgtgtatgcgAATTTACCACAAGGCACCATTAGCCTCTGCTCTCTTTAGGGGATTAGATAGagaatgaatgcagaatgctTTACATTCAGCACACTGAACTAGTCTctttttaatatacagtaccaCTGATATCTGCCTGCATCCTCTGCTGCTTGTGTTTCTCCCTTCATATATTTCTCTGTGAAAGCTTTGCTGAATAAAGGTTTGAGGTTCTGTGAACATGGCATGCACCATCCAATACATTCTGTGCTAAAAGAGGAGGGAAAATGTAAACTGCCAAATAAAAAGAATCAGTTATCTACACATCCTGAGATTTGCCGTCTTCCCCTAGTTGATTATTCATTCATGTCTAGTGTTATTTAAATTTGGGATATTGTATACTATGGCATAAATCAAAATATAGTCAGGCTTATTCCTTGAGGGTTAGACTTGTCCatgaacatgtaataaatacacaaaatgagTCATCCATCAGGCATGTCTTAAACAATGTTTCTCCACTAGGTGGcagttctgatttttttttaagtcaaaaaaacaaaaatctgtagCCCATACTAATCCAAATGTAGGCTATTTGGCAAAAGTTCACAATGTGCCAAATTCAAATATTAATTTTTTGGTCTTTTACCTTTATTGTAGGGACAgcggatagacatgaaagggagagagagagagatggggtgataacatgcagcaaagggctgcaggtcagatttgacccctGGCCGCTGCAGGATTCAGCCAACATGAGGCAAACTCTCTTACTgagtgagctagaggcca
This region of Etheostoma spectabile isolate EspeVRDwgs_2016 unplaced genomic scaffold, UIUC_Espe_1.0 scaffold00001057, whole genome shotgun sequence genomic DNA includes:
- the LOC116674815 gene encoding stathmin-2-like codes for the protein MAKTATAYKEKMKELSVLSLICSCFYPESRNKLVCEFEDMEVKAINKRSSGQAFEVILKPLSPVSDVTHSLPSPPKRDISLEDIEKKLEAAEDRRKFQEAQLLRALAEKRDHEREVLLKAMEENSNFSKMAEEKLQMKMEQIKENREAHLAAMIERLQEKERHAALVRKNKLTA
- the LOC116674814 gene encoding LOW QUALITY PROTEIN: uridine phosphorylase 1-like (The sequence of the model RefSeq protein was modified relative to this genomic sequence to represent the inferred CDS: inserted 1 base in 1 codon), which encodes MNSKDDKKTDLCTRPVFVHNPHXDALKDDVLYHFGLGTGTHDLPTMFGDVKFVCVGGSPWRMKAFTEYIAAELGMEDPNSEYPNICAGTDRYAMYKVGSVLSVSHGMGISSIAIMLHELIKLLHHANCTDVTIIRIGTSGGIGLKPGTVVVTKQSMDATFLPKFEQVILGKTVVRNTDLDQSLAEELLQCSKELNQFETVIGNTMCTLDFYEGQARLDGAFCSYTEKDKQNYLSKASEAGICNIEMESSVFAAMCKLSGLRAAVVCVTLLDRLKGDQLNESQEVLHSYQQRPQILVGYYIRKQLKAKAACS